A DNA window from Malus domestica chromosome 12, GDT2T_hap1 contains the following coding sequences:
- the LOC103451407 gene encoding probable receptor-like protein kinase At5g18500: MSKALAIHSVKTQGSASVFLPEQEWKNCSGPFQKERNVSAKNCHFDGLYYGSSACSNTTLASIKKEQAFQNAISNCSNLSNAFEDVCGNCSKAVLDLRDDLLEAYDVKDGNATETGICAMAAVISVLEEKMNNTFSIDNDYMFCMSLLDTFEPGYIKIKYSLAEAILSILIGITAVTLIILLIKFVTKKQPQKPVHSGPITTWSGLYRFSKAEIENAINTERKDLGRGSAGQVYKGVLPSGQVVAIKHINKSNTSDSFTREVEGLSRIRHPNLVCLFGCCVEDGEQYLVYEYCAKGNLAQHLLSDDPVLTWERRVKILRDCALALRYLHHYIDGCIVHRDIKLTNILLTDNLEPKLSDFGLAKMLGMEETKVFTDVRGTIGYMDPEYMTNAKLTCASDVYSFGIVALQLLSGQKVFELDLDARDQLTRKAKDISMNKRPPEDLEDPRLNGNVNKADFESILQVAVLCVAKSSKGRPTIGLVFEEMDKAWKNTLADMKARNKGISSSATPLSMSSDVFSV; the protein is encoded by the exons ATGTCCAAAGCCTTAGCCATTCACTCAGTCAAGACTCAGGGCAGTGCCAGTGTCTTTCTTCCAGAACAAGAATGGAAAAACTGCAGCGGCCCTTTTCAGAAGGAGCGAAACGTGTCTGCAAAAAACTGTCATTTTGATGGCCTTTACTACGGTAGCAGTGCGTGCTCGAACACAACTCTTGCATCCATCAAGAAAGAGCAGGCCTTCCAAAACGCGATAAGTAATTGCTCAAACCTTAGCAATGCATTTGAGGATGTTTGTGGAAATTGCAGCAAGGCCGTATTAGATTTGAGGGACGATTTACTGGAAGCATATGATGTGAAGGATGGGAACGCAACTGAGACGGGCATATGTGCTATGGCAGCTGTTATTTCTGTTTTAGAAGAGAAGATGAACAATACCTTTTCGATCGACAATGACTATATGTTTTGTATGTCTTTGTTAGACACCTTCG AACCaggctacatcaaaatcaaaT ATTCATTGGCAGAAGCGATACTTTCCATCTTAATAGGCATCACCGCAGTGACGCTGATCATCCTGCTGATAAAATTTGTGACCAAGAAGCAGCCTCAAAAACCGGTTCACTCAGGACCGATTACTACATGGTCTGGCTTGTACAGGTTCTCCAAGGCCGAGATTGAGAATGCCATTAATACTGAAAGAAAGGACCTTGGACGAGGAAGCGCTGGTCAAGTTTATAAAGGGGTTCTTCCGAGCGGGCAAGTTGTGGCCATTAAGCACATAAACAAGAGCAACACATCCGATTCATTTACTAGAGAAGTGGAAGGCCTTTCGAGGATTCGACATCCAAACTTGGTTTGCCTCTTTGGTTGCTGCGTCGAAGATGGCGAACAATATCTTGTGTATGAATATTGCGCTAAAGGGAATCTAGCTCAACACCTCCTAA GTGACGATCCTGTCTTAACATGGGAAAGAAGAGTTAAGATTCTAAGAGATTGTGCACTTGCTCTGAGATATCTCCACCATTATATTGATGGATGCATTGTCCATAGAGATATTAAG CTTACAAACATCCTTTTGACGGATAACTTGGAACCCAAGCTATCTGATTTCGGGCTGGCAAAGATGTTGGGTATGGAGGAGACCAAAGTATTTACAGATGTTAGAGGAACCATAGGCTACATGGATCCAGAGTACATGACCAATGCCAAGTTAACCTGCGCGAGTGATGTCTACAGTTTCGGTATTGTTGCTCTGCAACTGCTATCGGGGCAAAAAGTATTTGAGCTGGATCTTGATGCTAGAGACCAACTAACAAGAAAG GCAAAGGATATAAGTATGAACAAACGCCCTCCTGAGGATCTTGAGGACCCAAGACTGAATGGAAATGTGAACAAGGCGGACTTTGAATCGATCCTTCAAGTTGCAGTACTTTGCGTTGCCAAATCAAGCAAAGGCCGCCCTACCATCGGTCTTGTTTTCGAAGAGATGGACAAGGCTTGGAAGAACACTCTTGCTGACATG AAGGCAAGGAATAAGGGGATAAGTTCATCAGCAACACCACTGTCTATGTCTTCCGATGTGTTTTCAGTCTGA
- the LOC103414012 gene encoding violaxanthin de-epoxidase, chloroplastic: protein MALAGRSVFLSHKDGIGNACIRLGLKNDERLQKGRMVGFHVVVKFSSQRRNFSGLGSKRSSLLSSRMEEAFSERSTKTSEPEMGRAIDLMIEEVLSVIKEWSQLHFMKVAGLLLCTFMVMPSANAVDALKTCACLLKECRVELAKCIGNPSCAANIACLQTCNNRPDETECQIKCGDLFENKVVDEFNECAVSRKKCVPMKSDVGEFPIPDPAALVKSFDMSKFNGKWFITSGLNPTFDVFDCQLHEFHTESSKLVGNLSWRIKTPDGGFFTRSAEQKFVQDPNQPGILYNHDNEYLHYQDDWYILSSKIENTPDDYIFVYYRGRNDAWDGYGGAVVYTRSSVLPESIVPELERAAKSVGRDFSKFIRTDNTCGPEPPLVERLEKTIEEGERTIIEEVKQIEGEVEKVEQTELTLFQKLLEGFNVLKQDEENFLRGLSKEEMDLLSELKMEAGEVGKLFGKTLPLRKLR, encoded by the exons ATGGCGTTGGCTGGACGTTCGGTCTTCCTGTCCCATAAAGATGGTATAGGAAATGCTTGTATTAGGTTGGGACTTAAAAATGATGAAAGGCTTCAGAAGGGAAGGATGGTTGGTTTTCATGTGGTTGTGAAATTTTCCTCCCAGAGAAGAAACTTTTCTGGCTTGGGGTCAAAGCGTTCTTCGCTGCTCTCTAGCAGGATGGAGGAGGCTTTCTCAGAACGAAGCACGAAAACTAGTGAACCCGAG ATGGGACGCGCGATTGATTTGATGATTGAAGAAGTATTGAGTGTTATTAAAGAGTGGAGCCAGTTACATTTCATGAAAGTAGCTGGTTTACTGTTATGCACTTTCATGGTCATGCCATCAGCCAATGCTGTCGATGCTCTCAAAACTTGTGCCTGCTTACTTAAGGAATGCAG GGTAGAACTTGCGAAGTGCATTGGAAACCCGTCATGTGCTGCCAATATTGCTTGTTTGCAAACTTGCAATAATCGACCAGATGAGACTGAATGCCAG ATTAAATGTGGTGACCTGTTTGAAAACAAAGTCGTAGATGAATTTAATGAATGTGCAGTGTCACGAAAGAAGTGCGTACCTATGAAATCTGATGTGGGAGAATTTCCTATCCCAGATCCTGCTGCTCTTGTTAAAAGCTTTGATATGTCGAAGTTCAACGGAAAGTGGTTCATTACAAGTGGCTTGAATCCTACCTTCGATGTATTTGATTGCCAATTGCATGAATTCCATACAGAATCCAGCAAACTTGTAGGGAACTTGTCCTGGAGAATAAAAACCCCAGATGGTGGCTTTTTCACTCGATCAGCTGAGCAGAAATTCGTGCAAGACCCAAACCAGCCCGGCATTCTATACAATCACGACAATGAATATCTTCACTATCAAGATGACTG GTATATTCTATCGTCTAAGATAGAAAACACACCGGATGACTACATTTTTGTGTACTACCGTGGAAGAAATGACGCATGGGATGGATATGGTGGTGCTGTTGTATACACAAGGAGTTCAGTTTTGCCAGAAAGTATTGTTCCCGAACTTGAAAGAGCAGCTAAAAGTGTGGGAAGGGACTTCAGCAAGTTTATCCGAACAGACAATACTTGTGGACCTGAGCCTCCGCTCGTAGAGAGGTTGGAAAAGACAATTGAAGAAGGGGAAAGGACCATTATAGAGGAAGTTAAACAGATAGAAGGGGAAGTTGAAAAGGTCGAACAGACTGAGTTGACATTGTTTCAAAAGTTACTAGAAGGGTTTAACGTGCTTAAACAAGACGAGGAGAACTTCTTGAGAGGTCTTTCGAAAGAAGAGATGGATCTGCTGAGCGAGCTAAAAATGGAAGCTGGTGAAGTAGGAAAACTGTTTGGAAAAACTCTTCCGCTGAGGAAGCTAAGATAG
- the LOC103451109 gene encoding probable serine/threonine-protein kinase PBL25, whose protein sequence is MSCFPCFGSQRSKRSNSNKRLENASSPPPIAQELKKQKPAEATGGVNPKDINAKTFTFRELATATKNFRQECLLGEGGFGRVYKGTLQSSGQVVAVKQLDRHGTQGNEFLGDVLTLSLLHHPNLVNLIGYCADGDQRLLVYEFISGGSLDDRVLGNVPDNKPLDWYTRVKIAYGAALGLEYLHEKANPSVVYRDLKSSNILLDEEFNPKLSDVGLAQLGPEGDKMHGPSRLMGTYGFCAPEYSRSGEVTMKSDVYSFGVILLELITGRRAVDTTRSNDEQNLVSWAQPLFRDPKKYPDMADPLLNKQFPEKDLNQAVAMASMCLQEEAAVRPFMSDVVTTLSFLSTTPPPEAVPASLPADPTPTEKREENNDESECVSEYSEDDNSDAAGDYDDEDQEASDQESIRNSKSNRRSVDISEGEGSEDERRVTVTESKEWHSFTRGSMISRNDSVNSSDQSSKGGNNLDGNSNQVSSSQSKYASVSSRSSSRGSTEETVSTSRKKKASQKETATVTLGGNSSTEEKSSEGGSVCTDDQDQENRSSKVPQLPPVLKDGKDSVVQHRNNNGSQDFKSSKKCQSNHY, encoded by the exons ATGAGCTGCTTTCCGTGTTTCGGCTCACAGAGAAGTAAGAGATCAAATagcaacaagagattagagAATGCCTCCTCTCCTCCTCCTATCGCGCAAG aattgaagaaacaaaaaccCGCAGAGGCCACCGGGGGAGTTAACCCAAAAGATATTAATGCAAAGACTTTCACTTTCCGTGAGCTCGCCACTGCAACAAAGAATTTCCGGCAGGAATGTCTTTTGGGGGAAGGTGGATTTGGAAGAGTCTATAAGGGAACCCTTCAGTCGAGCGGGCAG GTGGTGGCGGTGAAGCAACTAGACAGACATGGAACGCAAGGGAACGAATTTCTTGGGGACGTTTTGACGCTAAGCCTCCTACACCATCCAAATCTGGTTAACCTAATTGGATATTGTGCTGATGGAGATCAAAGACTTTTGGTGTATGAATTCATATCCGGGGGTTCTCTAGATGATCGTGTTCTGG GCAATGTACCAGATAACAAGCCATTAGATTGGTACACCCGAGTTAAAATAGCTTATGGTGCTGCTTTGGGACTGGAGTACTTGCACGAAAAGGCCAATCCCTCTGTTGTCTATCGAGATTTGAAATCTTCGAACATTTTGTTAGACGAAGAATTCAATCCAAAGCTCTCAGATGTTGGACTTGCCCAGCTTGGCCCTGAGGGAGATAAGATGCATGGACCATCAAGATTGATGGGAACCTATGGTTTCTGTGCTCCTGAGTATTCTAGATCAGGTGAAGTCACAATGAAGTCGGATGTGTACAGTTTCGGAGTTATTCTTCTGGAGCTCATTACCGGAAGAAGAGCTGTCGACACTACAAGGTCAAATGATGAGCAAAATCTAGTATCTTGG GCACAACCCTTATTCAGGGACCCAAAAAAGTATCCTGATATGGCAGATCCTCTTCTTAACAAGCAGTTCCCGGAAAAGGATCTAAATCAAGCTGTTGCAATGGCATCCATGTGTTTGCAAGAGGAGGCAGCAGTCCGTCCCTTCATGAGTGACGTTGTGACTACTCTAAGTTTTCTTTCCACAACTCCTCCTCCTGAGGCTGTCCCTGCTTCTCTTCCAGCTGATCCAACCCCAACTGAAAAACGTGAAGAGAACAATGATGAATCAGAATGTGTTTCCGAATATTCAGAAGACGATAATTCTGATGCTGCAGGAGATTATGATGATGAAGACCAGGAGGCTTCTGATCAGGAGAGTATCAGAAATTCAAAGAGCAACCGCCGTAGTGTTGACATTTCAGAAGGTGAAGGTAGCGAAGATGAACGCCGAGTAACTGTTACAGAATCCAAAGAATGGCATTCATTTACAAGGGGCAGCATGATATCACGGAACGACAGTGTTAATTCAAGTGACCAGAGCAGCAAGGGTGGTAATAATCTGGATGGTAATTCAAACCAAGTGAGCAGCAGTCAATCCAAATATGCAAGTGTTTCTTCTAGAAGCAGCAGCAGAGGGTCAACAGAAGAAACCGTTTCCActagcagaaagaaaaaagcaTCACAAAAAGAAACTGCTACTGTCACATTAGGCGGCAATAGCAGTACCGAGGAAAAATCATCAGAAGGCGGAAGTGTTTGCACAGATGATCAGGATCAGGAAAACAGAAGCAGCAAAGTACCACAACTACCACCAGTActgaaagatggaaaagattctGTAGTCCAACACAGAAACAACAACGGATCGCAGGATTTTAAATCATCGAAAAAATGTCAATCCAATCACTACTAA
- the LOC103451108 gene encoding F-box protein At2g02240-like, producing MDLQALPEGCIATVISLTTPRDAATMSSVSRSFRSAAESGAVWGRFLPPDLHTILSSSSPSMSVHPPHVAPSASKTKKELYLALCDNPVLVEQGKLGFSLDKWSGKKCYMIAARALSIVWADTPQYWKWISIPDSRFEEVAELVDVCWLEIHGKIETRMLSPSTLYKAYLVFKTTAEASGLELRDVEVTVGLIGEITEAQDQTREINEVQYPKERNDGWLEIEMGEFFCEEGEGGELKMSCLETNGHWKSGLIVQGIEVRPERM from the exons ATGGATCTGCAGGCCTTGCCGGAAGGCTGCATAGCCACCGTTATCTCGCTGACCACGCCTCGAGACGCGGCCACCATGTCCTCGGTTTCGAGGAGTTTCAGGTCGGCAGCGGAATCCGGCGCCGTCTGGGGCAGGTTCCTTCCCCCCGATCTCCACACTATCCTGTCCTCCTCGTCACCCTCCATGTCCGTACATCCGCCGCATGTGGCTCCCTCCGCTTCCAAAACCAAGAAGGAGCTTTACCTCGCTCTGTGCGACAACCCAGTTCTCGTCGAACAGGGCAAGTTG GGCTTTTCACTAGACAAATGGAGTGGGAAGAAATGCTATATGATTGCTGCAAGGGCCCTTTCAATCGTTTGGGCCGACACTCCTCAGTACTGGAAATGGATTTCTATCCCCGACTCAAG GTTTGAGGAGGTGGCAGAGCTTGTGGATGTGTGTTGGCTTGAAATCCATGGCAAAATTGAGACTCGGATGCTGTCCCCATCCACCCTTTACAAAGCTTATCTTGTATTCAAGACAACTGCAGAGGCTTCTGGACTTGAGCTCCGCGATGTGGAGGTCACAGTGGGTTTAATTGGGGAGATCACTGAGGCCCAAGACCAGACCAGGGAGATCAATGAGGTCCAGTATCCGAAAGAGCGCAACGACGGGTGGCTGGAGATAGAGATGGGGGAGTTCTTCTGTGAAGAGGGTGAAGGTGGGGAGTTGAAGATGAGTTGCTTGGAGACAAATGGTCACTGGAAGAGCGGCCTCATTGTTCAAGGGATTGAAGTCAGGCCCGAAAGGATGTAG
- the LOC103423598 gene encoding F-box protein PP2-B10-like, with protein sequence MSKQITRTRRKHMDLQALPEGCIATVISLTTPRDAGTLSSVSWSFRSAADSDAVWGRFLPPDIHTILSSSSPSMSVQPPHVGPSSASKTKKELYLALCDNPVLIEQGKLSFSLDKWSGKKCYMIAARALSIVWADTPQYWKWISIPDSRFEEVAELVDVCWLEIHGRIETRMLSPSTLYKAYLVFKTTAQAYGFEHRAAEVTVGLIGEQRTNQNVFLGARRVQTRGQGYHMARPRGIRRTYILDQPREINEAQYPKERNDGWLEIEMGEFFCEGGEGGELEMSCLETKGRHWKSGLIVQGIEIRPKRM encoded by the exons ATGTCTAAACAAATTACAAGAACCAGAAGAAAACACATGGATCTGCAGGCCTTGCCGGAAGGGTGCATAGCCACCGTTATCTCGCTGACCACGCCTCGAGACGCGGGCACGTTGTCCTCGGTTTCGTGGAGTTTCAGGTCGGCAGCGGATTCCGACGCCGTCTGGGGCAGGTTCCTTCCCCCCGATATCCACACTATCCTGTCATCCTCGTCACCCTCCATGTCCGTACAGCCGCCGCACGTGGGTCCCTCCTCCGCTTCAAAAACGAAGAAGGAGCTTTACCTCGCTCTGTGCGACAACCCAGTTCTCATCGAACAGGGCAAGTTG AGCTTTTCACTGGACAAATGGAGTGGGAAGAAATGCTATATGATTGCTGCAAGGGCCCTTTCCATCGTTTGGGCCGACACTCCTCAGTACTGGAAATGGATTTCTATCCCCGACTCAAG GTTTGAGGAGGTGGCAGAGCTTGTGGATGTGTGTTGGCTTGAAATCCATGGCAGAATTGAGACACGGATGCTGTCCCCATCCACCCTTTACAAAGCTTATCTTGTATTCAAGACAACTGCACAGGCTTATGGATTTGAGCACCGCGCTGCGGAGGTCACAGTGGGTTTAATTGGGGAGCAGCGCACGAATCAAAATGTGTTTCTGGGCGCTCGGAGAGTCCAGACCCGAGGCCAGGGCTATCACATGGCCAGGCCTCGGGGTATTCGCCGAACATACATTCTAGACCAGCCCAGGGAGATCAATGAGGCCCAGTACCCGAAAGAGCGCAACGACGGATGGCTGGAGATAGAGATGGGGGAGTTCTTTTGTGAAGGAGGTGAAGGTGGGGAGTTGGAGATGAGTTGCTTGGAAACAAAGGGTAGACACTGGAAGAGCGGCCTCATTGTTCAAGGGATTGAGATCAGACCCAAAAGGATGTAA